A genome region from Chryseobacterium sp. G0186 includes the following:
- a CDS encoding HU-CCDC81 and SPOR domain-containing protein, producing the protein MKKGPIFLQIILSVILIVGGYIEKGNWTESKYSTTGYITLLTFIVTFVYENYNRLGFYFQSKVLLKNTDVRVSISYLYRIKVENEYLLVKSRTRKYFQPVGGCYKTLPGCERKFEELDVRPDRKFETEKGIAKNDLRVHVKGKNLIEFLKWFDSKEDREISPWREFCEELIATEILTWRPFRYIDYRFKKKIQSPIIDLDMGGKGLFIYEVFDLVINDEQMPLLKDLKNKTSENYIWVTDEVIQTLGHETGSKSFPHEIGPHTKYAQNLKWSK; encoded by the coding sequence ATGAAAAAAGGACCTATCTTTCTACAAATAATTCTGTCTGTTATTCTAATCGTTGGAGGATACATCGAAAAAGGAAACTGGACAGAATCTAAATATTCCACTACGGGATATATCACATTACTTACCTTCATTGTAACTTTTGTATATGAAAACTACAATAGACTTGGGTTTTATTTCCAGTCAAAGGTTTTGTTAAAAAATACTGATGTTCGTGTTTCTATTTCATATCTGTATAGAATAAAAGTTGAAAATGAATACTTGCTTGTTAAAAGCAGAACAAGAAAATATTTTCAGCCTGTGGGTGGTTGTTATAAAACATTACCTGGCTGTGAAAGAAAATTCGAAGAATTAGATGTTAGACCTGATAGAAAATTTGAAACTGAAAAGGGAATTGCAAAAAATGATCTGCGTGTTCATGTAAAAGGTAAAAATCTAATTGAATTTCTTAAATGGTTTGATTCAAAGGAGGATCGTGAGATTTCGCCTTGGAGAGAATTTTGTGAAGAATTAATTGCAACAGAAATTTTAACCTGGCGGCCTTTTAGATACATCGACTATAGATTTAAGAAAAAAATTCAATCACCTATAATTGATTTGGATATGGGAGGTAAAGGTCTTTTTATTTATGAAGTTTTTGATTTAGTAATTAATGATGAGCAAATGCCATTACTTAAAGATTTAAAGAATAAAACATCTGAAAATTACATCTGGGTTACGGATGAAGTTATTCAAACATTAGGTCATGAGACCGGTTCGAAATCTTTTCCACATGAAATTGGACCACATACAAAGTATGCACAAAACTTAAAATGGAGTAAATAA
- a CDS encoding metallophosphoesterase family protein — protein MNFFIIGDVHGCFYTLEEILKQWNTENEHLIFVGDLIDRGNYSAKVVKKCMQLQQAYPNCSIIKGNHEYEFIEHYDNGPNLNWIQQGGDQTLEDFNTNHLDHQEIQNWFVGLPLKFETENIMITHAGITETEAPYEEDSEDSVLWNRKGLKNIHKLQIHGHTPLKQEKPLFDPKSNSVNIDTGAVYGYGLTGLKISEEAVIIDIITAPTDARDIRK, from the coding sequence ATGAATTTTTTTATCATAGGAGACGTTCACGGATGTTTTTACACTTTGGAAGAAATACTCAAACAATGGAATACAGAAAATGAACATCTGATTTTTGTGGGAGATTTAATAGATCGGGGCAATTATAGCGCTAAGGTTGTCAAAAAATGTATGCAATTACAGCAAGCCTATCCTAATTGTTCTATAATAAAGGGAAATCATGAATATGAATTTATCGAACACTATGATAACGGCCCCAATCTGAACTGGATTCAACAAGGTGGGGACCAAACACTGGAAGATTTCAATACGAATCATTTGGATCATCAAGAAATCCAAAATTGGTTTGTAGGATTACCCCTAAAGTTTGAAACAGAAAATATAATGATTACTCATGCCGGAATAACGGAAACAGAGGCCCCTTATGAGGAAGACAGCGAAGACAGTGTTTTATGGAATAGAAAAGGGCTAAAAAACATCCATAAACTACAAATTCATGGACATACTCCCTTGAAACAGGAAAAACCATTATTTGACCCGAAATCAAATTCAGTTAATATAGATACCGGAGCAGTTTACGGATATGGATTAACGGGATTGAAAATCTCTGAAGAAGCAGTCATAATTGACATTATTACAGCTCCAACAGATGCGAGAGATATCAGGAAATAA
- a CDS encoding response regulator transcription factor, which yields MERIKRFFNDKNEVSTDADIDFSQGGDYLEAIKALARTTYQSLYVINYQTKGFEYVSENPLFLCGKTSEEVKELGYAFYFQNVKPEDVEMLIKINEAGFEFYEKLPVHERKLYSISYDFNLINNKKNLILVNHKLTPMFLTEEGQVWKALCAVSLSNNSSSGNVMLNKEGSNEVWKYDLIANTWEKSEKIKLSSREYEIISLYASGLTINEIGAKLFITADTVKFHRKKLFEKIGVNNIAEALSYAKSNKLL from the coding sequence ATGGAACGAATTAAAAGGTTTTTTAACGATAAAAACGAGGTAAGCACAGACGCTGATATTGATTTCAGTCAGGGAGGAGATTATCTGGAGGCTATAAAGGCTCTTGCCAGAACGACTTACCAAAGTCTGTATGTCATCAATTATCAAACCAAAGGATTTGAATATGTTTCGGAGAATCCTCTTTTTCTGTGTGGAAAAACCTCAGAAGAAGTAAAGGAACTGGGGTATGCTTTCTATTTTCAGAATGTAAAACCGGAAGACGTTGAAATGCTGATTAAGATCAATGAAGCGGGATTTGAATTTTATGAAAAGCTTCCGGTACATGAAAGAAAACTGTATTCTATTTCCTATGATTTTAATCTTATCAACAACAAAAAGAACCTGATATTGGTTAATCATAAGCTTACGCCAATGTTCCTTACAGAAGAGGGGCAGGTTTGGAAAGCTTTGTGTGCTGTATCATTATCTAACAATAGTTCTTCAGGAAATGTAATGCTTAACAAGGAGGGGTCCAATGAAGTCTGGAAGTATGACCTGATAGCAAATACATGGGAGAAAAGTGAAAAGATAAAATTATCTTCCAGAGAATATGAAATTATAAGCCTGTATGCCAGCGGATTGACGATCAATGAAATAGGAGCCAAGCTTTTTATTACAGCAGATACCGTGAAATTTCACCGCAAAAAGCTTTTTGAAAAAATTGGAGTCAATAATATAGCAGAGGCATTATCTTACGCTAAATCGAATAAACTGCTTTAA
- a CDS encoding alpha/beta hydrolase: MNLDYIVREPENITSTTPILFMLHGYGSNEQDLFSFRETLPNDWIIISFRAPRDTQFEGYSWFDINFNDPENFIDIPQAKESLNSVLESILKIINHYGLTESKVHLCGFSQGGILCYALALKYPELFNHVACLSSYPEEKLLDGIVKDKKKLERLRFFVSHGTDDAVIPLEWGRKAADLLYDLSCYFTFREYMSGHGVNQKNYMDLMEFYAK; this comes from the coding sequence ATGAATTTAGATTATATAGTAAGAGAGCCGGAAAATATTACCTCTACTACCCCTATACTTTTTATGCTTCACGGCTACGGCAGCAATGAGCAGGACCTTTTCAGTTTTAGGGAAACGCTTCCAAATGACTGGATCATCATTAGCTTCAGAGCCCCAAGAGATACTCAATTTGAGGGATATTCCTGGTTCGATATCAATTTCAATGATCCGGAGAACTTTATTGATATTCCCCAAGCCAAGGAATCTTTAAATTCGGTATTGGAAAGTATATTAAAAATCATCAATCATTATGGCCTTACCGAAAGCAAGGTACACTTGTGTGGATTCAGCCAGGGAGGAATATTATGCTATGCCCTAGCCTTAAAATATCCTGAACTTTTCAATCATGTAGCCTGTCTTAGTTCTTATCCTGAAGAAAAGCTTCTGGATGGTATTGTAAAAGACAAAAAGAAACTGGAAAGACTTCGATTCTTTGTTTCACATGGTACAGATGATGCTGTTATTCCGCTTGAATGGGGAAGAAAAGCGGCTGATCTGCTTTATGACCTCAGCTGTTACTTCACTTTCAGAGAATATATGAGTGGACATGGCGTCAATCAGAAAAACTATATGGATTTAATGGAATTCTATGCTAAATAA
- a CDS encoding LytTR family transcriptional regulator has translation MKKINLYSLTFFAISIVILLVSFFSFRYLYSTSKKDVFNSTFEAGKREAREIGKLLELQLKQGLSKETVIQNLQSSIVNTDTQSGFICMYNQNGIELCHPNPALIGRKVEINGSEFILDNNKQFDFLEIINSGKASTGIHNFNKASNRASEIVSFYPVEGSNWMVASHANIDVIEQQISDLYLTFLIVFLIATLSILGISFFLIRMIYKRYEDQKNGEIKNLNDEVNTLTAINTQLHLIHEKHKKDDNNDSAREESTDNLKKRIITYHKDELISLETSEIAYFFLENNIVYIKTCSGNQYSINSSLDDLIKTLDSQLFYRANRQFIINVKAINNILVYGKNQLKLVVKPESDEIILISKNRVSEFKKWLEQ, from the coding sequence ATGAAAAAGATTAATCTTTATAGTCTCACTTTTTTCGCAATAAGTATTGTGATCCTTCTTGTTAGTTTTTTTTCTTTCCGCTATTTGTATTCAACTTCTAAAAAAGATGTTTTCAACAGTACTTTTGAGGCCGGAAAAAGAGAGGCCCGGGAAATTGGAAAATTGCTGGAGCTACAGCTTAAGCAAGGTCTATCAAAAGAAACCGTTATTCAGAATCTTCAAAGCAGCATTGTTAATACAGATACGCAAAGCGGATTTATTTGTATGTATAACCAGAATGGTATTGAACTTTGCCACCCCAATCCTGCTTTAATTGGACGTAAAGTTGAAATAAACGGCTCAGAATTTATTTTAGATAATAATAAACAGTTTGATTTTCTGGAAATCATAAACTCAGGAAAAGCGAGTACGGGAATACATAATTTTAATAAAGCCTCCAACCGTGCTTCCGAAATCGTAAGTTTTTATCCTGTAGAGGGCAGTAACTGGATGGTGGCTTCCCATGCCAATATTGATGTAATAGAACAGCAGATTTCTGATTTATATTTAACTTTTTTAATCGTATTTTTAATTGCCACGTTATCCATACTTGGAATAAGCTTCTTTCTCATTAGAATGATCTATAAAAGATATGAAGATCAGAAAAATGGTGAAATTAAAAACCTTAATGATGAAGTCAATACTTTAACAGCTATCAATACGCAGCTTCATTTAATTCATGAAAAACACAAGAAAGACGACAATAATGATTCTGCAAGGGAAGAATCAACTGATAATTTAAAGAAAAGAATCATTACCTACCATAAAGACGAATTGATCTCTTTAGAAACTTCAGAAATTGCATACTTCTTTCTTGAAAATAACATTGTTTATATAAAAACATGCTCAGGAAATCAGTATTCGATTAACTCCAGTCTTGATGATTTGATCAAAACTTTAGATTCACAACTATTTTACAGAGCCAATCGCCAGTTTATTATTAACGTAAAAGCGATTAATAACATTCTTGTGTATGGTAAAAATCAATTAAAATTAGTCGTAAAACCTGAAAGTGATGAAATAATACTCATCAGTAAAAATAGAGTTTCAGAATTCAAAAAATGGCTGGAGCAGTAA
- a CDS encoding AAA family ATPase codes for MSTIFDNITELPSREIAERAKHLIGFENKYNRILSNLKLLLDQEGLVEWSKKFHKTELPVISQLKEKYPLIILAGDAGTGKTVSAEAIADRMLRELKKEGFFLKLSTRVRGEGLHGQMGNLVNDAFAELKTQAGKKRIAFLLIDEADAIASTRSTMQMHQEEKAAVNTLIQKIDEIRELNGRAILFMSTNRLHFLDEAIVRRAAIILEFERPTFEERVLLFKTSLAGVEITDKQLEELANLSGEESNNGLSFSFSDIRLRILPEAVAKCFPDKALDFETVAETIKKLNPSPKIV; via the coding sequence ATGAGTACAATTTTTGATAATATAACAGAACTTCCTAGTAGAGAAATTGCCGAAAGAGCTAAACACTTAATTGGTTTTGAAAACAAATATAATAGGATACTTTCGAACTTAAAGCTCTTGCTGGATCAAGAAGGTCTTGTTGAGTGGAGCAAAAAATTTCATAAAACAGAACTTCCAGTAATTTCACAACTGAAAGAAAAATATCCATTAATTATATTGGCAGGTGACGCAGGAACAGGCAAAACTGTTTCTGCCGAGGCCATTGCGGACAGAATGCTTAGGGAATTAAAAAAGGAAGGTTTTTTTCTAAAACTGAGTACAAGAGTTAGAGGAGAAGGTCTTCATGGTCAAATGGGGAATTTAGTAAATGATGCATTTGCTGAACTAAAAACTCAAGCAGGTAAGAAACGAATAGCATTTTTACTAATTGACGAAGCTGATGCAATTGCTTCGACAAGATCTACCATGCAGATGCATCAGGAAGAAAAAGCAGCTGTAAATACATTAATTCAAAAAATTGATGAAATTCGTGAACTAAATGGGCGAGCAATATTGTTTATGTCGACAAACAGATTGCATTTTCTTGATGAAGCTATTGTGAGAAGGGCGGCAATTATTTTAGAATTTGAGCGTCCCACCTTTGAGGAAAGAGTGCTTCTTTTTAAAACCTCTCTCGCTGGTGTTGAAATTACAGATAAGCAGTTAGAGGAATTGGCTAACCTGTCAGGAGAGGAATCGAACAATGGACTTTCTTTTTCTTTTTCAGATATAAGATTAAGAATATTGCCAGAAGCTGTTGCAAAATGTTTCCCGGATAAAGCTTTAGATTTTGAAACTGTCGCCGAGACAATTAAAAAACTTAATCCAAGCCCTAAAATTGTATGA
- a CDS encoding ImmA/IrrE family metallo-endopeptidase, whose protein sequence is MIDSSSLSKIKKLAGSISGNFNTEKIIPLHLIAESEDIEVFYDHYDKGTFDGMTVYDDNEFYIHINIDNHNRFNSPRSRFTLAHELGHYFIDTHRVGLKLGILEPHPSKIDRVQFDKIEREADYFAACLLMPEESFQRNLWKRKKFSFKVIDELSKEYNVSKTSCALRFAEIGNHPIKIVYAENGFVKWQKNSQGFPFWNLLNDKKVPEGLAMADYFKNVKTSIENPEEIFAIDCFENVKSEDSRRIFYEHCIVYENCALSIIWED, encoded by the coding sequence GTGATTGATAGCAGTTCCTTATCAAAAATTAAAAAGCTTGCTGGATCCATTAGTGGAAATTTCAATACTGAAAAAATAATTCCATTACATCTTATTGCAGAATCTGAGGACATTGAGGTATTTTATGATCATTATGACAAAGGGACTTTTGATGGAATGACTGTTTATGATGATAATGAATTTTATATTCATATTAATATAGATAATCATAATAGGTTTAATTCTCCGCGTTCTAGATTTACACTAGCCCACGAACTTGGGCACTATTTTATAGACACACATCGCGTTGGACTCAAACTGGGAATTTTAGAACCTCATCCCTCGAAAATTGACAGGGTTCAATTCGATAAAATTGAAAGAGAAGCAGATTATTTTGCGGCTTGTCTCTTAATGCCAGAAGAATCTTTTCAACGAAATTTATGGAAGAGAAAAAAATTTAGTTTTAAAGTGATTGATGAGTTAAGCAAGGAATATAATGTGAGTAAAACTTCATGTGCACTCAGATTTGCAGAAATAGGAAATCATCCTATCAAAATAGTTTATGCTGAGAATGGATTTGTGAAATGGCAAAAAAACAGTCAGGGCTTCCCTTTCTGGAACTTACTTAATGATAAAAAAGTTCCTGAAGGTTTAGCTATGGCTGATTATTTTAAAAATGTAAAAACTTCAATTGAAAATCCAGAAGAAATTTTTGCTATTGATTGCTTTGAAAATGTAAAATCCGAAGACTCCAGAAGAATTTTCTATGAACATTGTATAGTGTATGAAAATTGTGCACTAAGTATTATTTGGGAAGATTAA
- a CDS encoding PDZ domain-containing protein: protein MKPRLLLLGLFLCIFAHAQNSFELINTKKAVIPFQFINNLIFIPINVNGAELTFLLDTGVAETILFSLENKDLKLGNVEKIKFSGLGGSLSIDGLKSDRNTGRIGNAIVNTSMSLYVIIDEEFNISSHVGIPVNGVIGYHFFKNHPIFIDYTAKKLTIYENTDLLEKKLRKFEEMPITIERDKPYLYAGVEMTNEKKDSKLLIDLGNSDAIWLFPTLIKNFVYNRPNIDDFLGRGFNGDIYGKRSRIHNFYLGDFKFEKPLTAMPDEFSIQHVTLVENRKGSIGGEIMRRFTVVFDYPNKKLYLKKNRNFNDPFHFNMSGLDFKQDGLEWKQDRVAIETQNLATMGAEGYKNSFQYKFSLKPIFSIAGVRKDSPAYEAGLKKDDRVISINGNKSSDMTLEKIIELMKSDEGRNITMVVQRKNEKLTIRFTLEDPIPYQE from the coding sequence ATGAAACCAAGGCTTCTTTTACTGGGATTATTTTTATGCATTTTTGCTCATGCCCAGAACTCTTTTGAGTTAATTAATACAAAAAAAGCAGTTATTCCTTTTCAGTTTATCAATAATCTGATCTTTATTCCTATTAACGTTAACGGTGCCGAACTTACCTTTTTGCTGGATACCGGAGTGGCAGAGACCATCCTTTTCAGCCTGGAAAATAAGGACCTTAAACTGGGAAATGTTGAAAAGATAAAGTTTTCAGGTCTTGGAGGAAGTTTAAGCATTGACGGTTTAAAATCAGATCGCAATACCGGACGAATTGGAAATGCTATAGTGAACACTTCTATGTCTCTTTACGTGATTATTGATGAAGAATTCAATATCTCTTCTCATGTAGGCATTCCCGTGAATGGAGTTATCGGATACCATTTTTTTAAGAACCATCCCATTTTTATAGATTATACAGCCAAAAAACTAACCATTTATGAGAACACAGATCTTTTAGAAAAGAAACTGAGAAAGTTTGAAGAAATGCCTATCACCATTGAAAGAGACAAGCCTTATCTGTATGCCGGTGTAGAAATGACTAATGAGAAAAAAGATTCAAAACTTTTGATTGACCTTGGAAACAGTGATGCAATATGGCTCTTCCCTACTCTCATTAAAAACTTTGTGTACAACAGACCTAATATTGACGACTTCCTTGGACGGGGATTCAACGGAGATATCTATGGAAAAAGAAGCAGAATTCATAACTTTTATTTAGGAGATTTTAAATTTGAAAAACCACTTACCGCGATGCCGGATGAATTTTCTATCCAGCACGTTACTCTGGTAGAAAATAGGAAAGGTTCTATAGGTGGAGAAATTATGCGTCGGTTTACGGTTGTTTTTGATTATCCTAACAAAAAGCTATATTTGAAGAAAAACAGGAACTTTAATGATCCTTTTCATTTTAATATGAGTGGCCTGGATTTTAAACAGGATGGTCTGGAATGGAAGCAGGACAGAGTTGCCATTGAAACTCAGAACCTGGCAACTATGGGAGCTGAAGGATACAAAAATTCCTTTCAGTATAAGTTCAGCCTTAAACCTATATTTTCCATTGCAGGCGTCAGGAAAGATTCTCCCGCCTACGAAGCAGGTTTAAAAAAGGACGACAGAGTCATCAGTATTAATGGAAATAAGTCTTCAGATATGACCCTGGAAAAAATCATAGAACTCATGAAATCTGATGAAGGAAGAAACATCACCATGGTTGTACAAAGAAAAAATGAAAAGCTCACTATACGCTTTACATTAGAAGATCCAATTCCCTATCAAGAATAA
- a CDS encoding CBASS oligonucleotide cyclase — translation MKLSDKDLQFFISKIKLQPENMGKYRDQVNNLKEKLDKKIAEDDRHGLKVEKYLLAGSWKKHTILKPTGDHPIDIDLVLFVTGDEDIHNDIGKLFDFIVEYLEEIYPQKDISKDVDAAGNTKSVTIYFSGSGLSVDIVPVVPLSTPKDYVWQPSRHGNGKKYITSISKQLSFSLNRRQENSAYTSIVRAIKWWRNYKELKPSDNEPGLSSFTIELIVAYLDINKGIQTNIEEGIIRFFEFVSSTEFPEIIFQDSIRSVPTQYDSAIYVADNTNKENNVAKRMTKPRWAEIIEEAEEAFDTLNFAQARNNEGDTIQEWKSVFGPTFNIK, via the coding sequence ATGAAATTATCAGACAAAGATTTACAGTTTTTTATTAGTAAAATCAAACTGCAGCCTGAAAACATGGGCAAGTATAGAGATCAGGTAAACAACCTGAAAGAAAAATTAGACAAAAAAATTGCTGAAGATGACAGACATGGATTAAAGGTTGAGAAATATCTTCTCGCTGGTTCGTGGAAAAAACATACGATTTTGAAACCTACGGGAGACCATCCCATAGATATTGATCTTGTACTTTTTGTTACTGGTGATGAAGATATTCATAATGACATTGGGAAGCTTTTTGATTTTATTGTAGAATATTTGGAAGAAATTTATCCACAAAAAGACATTTCTAAAGATGTGGATGCTGCTGGAAACACAAAGTCGGTAACCATTTATTTTTCAGGTTCCGGACTAAGCGTTGATATTGTTCCTGTAGTCCCATTAAGCACACCAAAGGATTATGTATGGCAACCCAGCAGACATGGAAATGGTAAAAAGTATATTACCAGTATTTCCAAGCAGTTAAGTTTTTCACTTAACAGAAGACAAGAAAATTCTGCTTACACTTCAATTGTAAGAGCTATAAAATGGTGGAGAAATTACAAAGAATTAAAACCTTCTGATAATGAACCAGGATTATCTTCTTTTACGATTGAATTGATTGTTGCCTATCTTGACATAAATAAAGGAATCCAAACAAATATCGAAGAAGGAATCATTCGTTTTTTTGAATTTGTAAGTTCTACTGAATTTCCAGAAATTATTTTTCAAGATTCCATTCGTAGTGTTCCGACACAGTACGATTCAGCAATCTATGTTGCTGACAATACTAATAAAGAAAATAATGTTGCAAAGAGAATGACCAAACCAAGATGGGCCGAAATTATTGAAGAGGCTGAAGAGGCATTTGATACTTTGAACTTTGCTCAAGCAAGAAATAATGAAGGAGATACTATACAAGAATGGAAAAGTGTTTTCGGTCCAACCTTTAACATTAAATAA
- a CDS encoding L,D-transpeptidase — translation MKKSFLYACLCAVFLVSCKKEIEKISDTFKDTVSASDMPEAEKDSVKKDSVPVAKKESVPPVMQENGFYNAFVLPKDKKMRDSVYAEFSKKYNEKERTAILALNRLDSKSKWNADTLVVPAKIDTTLMAYSPFPMQLDVLSGVNKFVIFSYPIQAYAVYSNGGLVKWGPTSMGKKTAQTTRGLTFANWKKKLSISTVSSEWKLPYNFNIHNIGGIGWHEYTLPGYPASHSCLRLLRKDAQWLYSYADTWILNPGGATTKARGTAVMVFGDYNWGGRRPWKKLLDDPNANNISVEELTKLLEPDVPKMLKEQANREKVADSIKTARAMATPVQNERSADTLSK, via the coding sequence GTGAAAAAATCTTTTCTATATGCTTGCTTATGTGCAGTATTCCTTGTTTCCTGCAAGAAAGAGATAGAAAAAATAAGTGATACTTTTAAAGATACTGTTTCTGCTTCTGACATGCCGGAAGCTGAAAAAGATTCTGTAAAGAAAGATTCTGTGCCTGTAGCGAAAAAGGAATCTGTTCCGCCTGTTATGCAGGAAAATGGTTTCTATAATGCATTTGTCCTTCCAAAAGATAAAAAAATGAGGGATTCTGTATATGCAGAATTCAGCAAAAAATATAACGAGAAAGAACGTACTGCTATTCTGGCCTTAAACAGGTTGGATTCCAAAAGCAAATGGAATGCTGATACTTTGGTAGTTCCTGCCAAAATAGATACTACATTGATGGCTTATTCACCCTTTCCAATGCAGTTGGATGTGTTAAGTGGAGTCAATAAATTTGTGATCTTTTCATATCCTATACAGGCTTATGCGGTATATTCCAATGGGGGACTCGTTAAATGGGGACCAACAAGTATGGGCAAAAAAACAGCCCAGACTACACGTGGACTTACATTTGCTAACTGGAAAAAGAAATTATCTATTTCTACGGTCAGCAGCGAATGGAAACTTCCATATAACTTCAATATTCACAATATAGGAGGTATTGGATGGCATGAATACACTCTTCCGGGATATCCGGCTTCGCATTCTTGCCTGCGATTACTCAGAAAAGATGCCCAATGGTTATATTCCTATGCAGACACCTGGATTCTGAATCCCGGCGGTGCTACTACTAAGGCAAGAGGTACAGCTGTAATGGTCTTCGGTGATTATAACTGGGGTGGAAGAAGACCCTGGAAAAAGCTTTTGGATGATCCAAACGCGAATAATATCTCTGTAGAAGAGCTTACCAAACTATTGGAACCGGATGTTCCAAAAATGTTGAAAGAACAGGCTAACAGGGAAAAAGTTGCAGATTCCATAAAGACAGCCAGAGCTATGGCTACACCGGTTCAAAATGAAAGATCTGCAGATACTTTGTCTAAGTAA
- a CDS encoding heme-binding domain-containing protein — MKNKNKLILVLLVGFVGLQFFRPEKIDHGTKTQNLTNVPKEVNAILRSSCFDCHSSEANLRWYDKITPANFLVTSHIKEAREALDFSKWDSWTRAQQNSTIYYSINKVLSGEMPLPSYAAVHSSAKLTQKQVQTLKNYALSLTPRKVADHSQIKDAEKQYNAWVSGELKKTNVKDAPNGLHYFPDYRNWKAISTTDRFDNGTMRIIFGNNIAVKAIQDHKVNPWPDGAVLAKTVWKQQVQKDGSISSGEFLAVEFMIKDAEKYSKTKGWGWARWKGSDLKPYGADTPNFEQECIECHKPVAHRDYVFTPPLYLISQLKKIQTK, encoded by the coding sequence ATGAAAAATAAGAATAAACTGATCTTGGTTTTGCTTGTCGGATTTGTAGGCTTACAGTTTTTTCGACCTGAAAAAATTGATCACGGAACAAAGACACAAAACCTAACCAATGTTCCCAAAGAAGTAAATGCCATCTTGAGAAGCTCGTGTTTTGATTGTCATTCCTCAGAAGCTAATTTAAGATGGTATGATAAAATTACTCCCGCTAATTTTTTGGTTACATCACACATTAAAGAAGCTCGGGAGGCGCTGGATTTTTCGAAGTGGGATTCCTGGACGAGGGCACAGCAGAATTCAACAATTTACTATTCGATCAACAAAGTTTTATCGGGTGAAATGCCGCTTCCAAGTTATGCCGCTGTTCATTCATCTGCAAAATTGACTCAAAAGCAGGTTCAAACGTTGAAAAATTATGCGTTATCGCTCACCCCTCGTAAAGTTGCAGATCATTCACAAATAAAAGATGCAGAGAAGCAATATAATGCCTGGGTAAGCGGAGAATTGAAGAAAACCAATGTAAAAGACGCTCCCAATGGGCTACATTATTTTCCTGATTATAGAAACTGGAAAGCGATCAGTACAACAGATCGGTTTGATAACGGAACAATGCGGATTATTTTTGGAAATAATATTGCTGTGAAAGCGATTCAAGATCATAAAGTAAACCCCTGGCCTGATGGAGCTGTCCTTGCAAAAACTGTTTGGAAACAGCAGGTGCAAAAAGACGGGAGTATTTCTTCAGGTGAGTTTTTAGCAGTAGAATTTATGATTAAAGATGCTGAGAAGTATTCAAAAACAAAAGGCTGGGGCTGGGCAAGATGGAAAGGAAGTGATTTAAAACCCTATGGAGCGGATACTCCAAATTTTGAGCAGGAATGTATTGAATGCCATAAGCCTGTAGCCCATAGAGACTATGTTTTTACCCCACCGCTATATTTAATCTCTCAACTTAAAAAAATTCAGACAAAATGA
- a CDS encoding response regulator — MENEKINIVIVDDHPIVIEGVKMMLNSQPFFNIPETFTSGSELISFIKANKVDIILLDITLPDANGTELCREIKKICPDISVIMFSNRSERSIIMQSIQNGASGYLLKNTSIHELVICIKGALSGDIVFCNETKQIISRPSQNELTIPRLTKREKQILQLVAQGKTSNIIAEELFLSPLTVDTHRKNLLQKFKAKNSTELISHAMQYHMIEE; from the coding sequence ATGGAGAATGAAAAAATAAATATCGTCATTGTAGATGATCATCCCATCGTCATCGAAGGGGTAAAGATGATGCTGAACAGCCAGCCTTTTTTCAATATACCGGAAACCTTTACTTCCGGTTCTGAGCTGATCAGCTTTATCAAAGCCAACAAAGTGGATATTATTCTTCTTGATATTACTTTACCTGATGCCAATGGTACAGAGCTATGCAGGGAAATAAAAAAAATATGTCCGGATATATCAGTAATTATGTTCAGTAACCGTTCTGAAAGGAGTATCATCATGCAATCCATACAAAACGGAGCCAGTGGTTATCTTCTGAAAAACACATCAATCCATGAGCTGGTTATATGCATCAAAGGAGCATTATCAGGAGATATTGTTTTCTGTAACGAAACCAAACAGATCATCAGCCGGCCGTCTCAAAATGAACTGACCATTCCCAGACTGACAAAAAGAGAAAAACAGATCCTGCAATTGGTAGCGCAAGGTAAAACGAGTAACATCATTGCAGAAGAGCTATTTCTAAGCCCACTCACCGTAGATACTCACCGAAAAAATCTACTACAAAAATTTAAGGCAAAAAATTCTACCGAACTCATCAGCCATGCTATGCAATATCATATGATTGAAGAATAA